Below is a window of Lytechinus variegatus isolate NC3 chromosome 4, Lvar_3.0, whole genome shotgun sequence DNA.
TGCATATTTCACatgtatttaaatgtttttatacttgtttttatcatgtattccaGGGCCCCACGGGAGACCAGTTTATCGCTGAGTGGGCTACCCtgacattgaaataaataaataaattttgtatcGGCCAACATTTAAACCAGTCATTTAGATCAGGCAGACCCGTTGTTCTAGCCGTTTGGTACTGACAGGACTAATCAGCTAGCCGTTTTGGTCTCCCGGTTCCCGGTCTAAATCTGTGGCTCCACAATCACAGGCCTCACTTTTTTTTACCCGACCTAAATCATGGGACGAATTAACGCAAATAAATCTTATCATTGTCATTCTGCACAGATCTGTTCAACTTAATTCGGGCATTCAAAGGGATTCAAAGCAAGGCAAGATGAATACCGACACAGTAGAACTAGCGAGGGAATATGATTTAATAAGttctgtttattttcagaaTCGAGTACGAGATGAAGCTTTGAAATGGATCGTTTTCGATGAAAACGACGACGTGCTCGATGTTGGATGTGGTCCAGGAAGGTTATGTAATATGTTGTCTCCTCGTGTAAACTCAGTTACcggtaagttttttttttttggggggggggggtggtaatgTCTATTGGTCCATCTTATTATGGGTCTATTATGCAGATATGTGATTATTTTCGAATATTCATATATGCAATGTTTTGTGTGGTTTTATACAGGTTTAGACATTTCGCCTGGCATGATAGAATATGCAAAGATGGAAAACTCAGGGCCCAATATACGATTCTTTCAAGAGGACGCGCAGACGTTTGGTTTTCATCTCAACAACTGGTGGGAAAGGTTCAACAAAATCCTGAGTATAACAGCTCTTCATTGGTGCTTCGACAAGGAGAATGTATTGAGGAATGTCTTCCAGTGCCTTAAACCTGGTGGTTTATTCCTCCTTGACTTCGAGACGCATTGGAACCTACATGGGGAATGGAGTAGATATGGTGAAACCTGCGAAGTATGGCTTCAGAAACATCACAGATGGGGAAAATATCTGGAGGTAAGGAGCTACTacctggtggatgtttcataaagctgttcgtaagataagaacgactttaagaacgactggtgatcttttcttttggtaaatggtatacaccataggcgatggtttagcgcgtaagaaaggatcaccagtcgttcttaaagtcactcttaacttacgaacagctttatgaaacggccccctggtctAGTTTTGTTGTAGTGAATAGTTTTATATGGGCGTTTCTAGAAAGATATGCAACATAACATATACAATGGTAatgcatataaaacaaaacaataatacaaTAGTAGAAATATAAGCAATGAAAAACAAGATAGAAGGATAATATGCGTTATtcactttaaaaagaaatcataattgAAAGAAATGCAGGAGGCCGCCATCGTAAGTgattaagcttgaaaatgatggccGCCTCGTCATCGATGATGGTCATTGACATGATGGTTATCATTTTCTGATTTATAACTTTGCttacataatcatatcatgACGTAAGTTCTGTCTTGTTGACTGGCCTAGATATTAGAATTATTTTAGAAATACATCGCTTATTGTTCTTGACCATCCTCTATTGTTGTGTATGCCATCATGCAAGACGGTGATTTTgggattatgtttttttttacgatttCCTTGTAGTTCAAGTTTCCAGTTCAACGATTACGAAGAAAAGTAGGCCAAACCCCGTGTACACGGGGTTTAGTTTAATAATAACTGCTCCAAATGCCAATGtttactttgaaaatattttccttGGCTAACTCGTATACAAATAGAttacctgttctgttaaatttcACTGTAGCTTTTCGCTATGTAGtttgataaacaaaaaatcGCGCCCGATGGCTGGGTACGggcaaataaaatattccttttcGTTGAATTGAAATTACCAACTTGACTCGTGATTCAAGCCACCGGAATCCTCGCCACCTCACTCACCCCGCCCCTAAAAAAATAGCTACTTTCCCAACAGTTAGAGCACCCATTCAATGcattgataacaaaaaaaatcaacaggtacttgaaaaaaaattatcagacAAACTTCGAATGGTAAGGGAAGAGTATTCTAGGAGTATAGTGCAATATGCAAATATTGAGAGATTATTTAAGTACATCTTTTTGTATGGTTTGTTTTAAAGCATCAAACTATTACATCTTCAGAACTGTGACTATTTACTGCTTCCAGTGGAAAGTACTGACACCTTTCACGACCTGATGAGATCAATAGGATTCTCTATTATAAAATCAGAGGTCAAGGAATCACCCTGGGTTCAATGGAAAGAACATGAAATTAAAAGTAAGTTTGACATCTAATCTATCTTATCATTCCAGTAACTGATTAGGCCCACAATAAGCGCGGAAACATCGAGGCAGTCTTGCGGAATCAAAATTTGTTCAAACTTGCTATGTATTTCcccagtcagtcggcaagctctgaaaaagtagcttcttttatccaagtgatattcatgactatagggtttttgcattattaatgagcttggtgcgaaccaaaacacctctttttattctgccattgctgctctaaatattaaccaaatttcatgtttttggtatctttgtaaagaagaagaatcattctttcaggtcatgtgtttggaattttttaaaaatgttgtaatatagggaaaacttttgatataaaacatgaaacaaaatgattttttcatgcaacaaatgttgttgttttcacacttgatttctgtttgagcacaaatgatttttagatcataataaagctgaagatctacgctttaatatgatataatttgtataagaagatgtatcttagatgggtcagcagccagcttttcataggccaagtacatttagctatggaagcttaaaagtgccaccgagatgttgagataattatctcgggaagtcgacatcttgatagcaaaagataagatgacgagatcccagatctcatcatgtcgacatcttttagaagagatgatgagatgacaagatcccgaatctcatcatgtcaacatcttttagaagagatgatgagatgacaagatcccggatctcatcatgtcgacatcttttagaagagatgatgagatgacaagatcccgaatctcatcatgtcaacatcttttagaagagatgatgagatgacaagatcccggatctcatcatgtcaacatcttttagaagagatgatgagatgacaagatcccagatctcatcatgtcaacatcttctggaagagatgatgagatgacaagatcccggatctcatcatgtcaacatcttttagaagagatgatgagatgacaagatcccgatcttttcatgtcgtcatcttttagaagagatgatgagatgacaagatcccggatctcatcatgtcgtcatcttttagaagagatgatgagatgacaagacccaggatctcatcatgtagaagagatgatgagatgacaagatcccggatctcatcatgtcaacatcttttagaagagatgatgagatgacaagatcccggatcttttcatgtcgtcatcttttagaagagatgatgagatgacaagatcccggatctcatcatgtcgtcatcttttagaagagatgatgagatgacaagacccaggatctcatcatgtagaagagatgatgagatgacaagatccaggatctcatcatgtcaacatcttgtagaagagatgatcagatgacaagatcttcgatccatgatcttgtcatctcaacatctcttctaaaagatgtcaacatgatgagatactggatcttgtcatctcatcatctattctacaagatgttgacatgatgagatccgggatcttgccatctcatcatctcttctaaaagatgacgacatgacgagatccgggatcttgtcatctcatcatctcttctaaaagatgtcaacatgatgagatccgggatcttgtcatctcatcatctcttctaaaagatgacgacatgacgagatccgggatcttgtcatctcatc
It encodes the following:
- the LOC121412891 gene encoding juvenile hormone acid O-methyltransferase-like, which encodes MPSVQLNSGIQRDSKQGKMNTDTVELAREYDLISSVYFQNRVRDEALKWIVFDENDDVLDVGCGPGRLCNMLSPRVNSVTGLDISPGMIEYAKMENSGPNIRFFQEDAQTFGFHLNNWWERFNKILSITALHWCFDKENVLRNVFQCLKPGGLFLLDFETHWNLHGEWSRYGETCEVWLQKHHRWGKYLENCDYLLLPVESTDTFHDLMRSIGFSIIKSEVKESPWVQWKEHEIKSQLRTSFYPMKYIPLEHQEEFIGDVYKWACGVTPKRSGNVYRGEYGRIEHITIMATK